From the genome of Castor canadensis chromosome 18, mCasCan1.hap1v2, whole genome shotgun sequence:
ATCAGTGCTGTTACTCAATCAGCTGTTGTCGTCCTTCGTCCAGCAATGGCGATTTCCCCCATGGTACCTGTCCCTTTCTGCACTGGAGTTTTCCCCAGTAGCCATGGAACCCTCTTGGGTGCAAGGCCACCTGCTCGCTGAGCAGGCCACGCTCTGCTATGACTGTCTCACTTAACACCCAGCTCTTGTGTGGGGAGAGCGTCACAGAGCGGGAAACGAAGGCTCAGTGAGATGCAATAGACTTGCCCCAAGTCATAGAGCCAGCTAGATTTGAACCCAGACCATTGGACCCCAGGGAACAAGTGGCTACCTCTCCCCACGTGGCCGGGGAAGACAGAGACCATTCTTGCTCAACCAGTGTGGCCCAAGGACCATCTGTTACCAGTCCACAGCAAAGTAAGCCaagaaaacaacagcaaacaCTTAGAAGTCAAAACTTATTTGACTAGTGTGGGATTTTGTGTGTTAGAAAAGTGTGTGCTTGCAAAGGATGAGacaaaaaaaatgggctggtgcctgtggctcacgcctgtaatcccagctactcaggaggcagagatcaggaggatctaggttcaaagccagccccaggaaaacagtttgggagaccctgtcttgaaaaaaaaaatcacagaaaagacctggtagagtggctcaaatggtagagcacctgcctagcaagcatgaggaactgagttcaaatctcaataactacaaagaaaaaaatggttcttTACCTGAACCTAAAAGTTTACCGACTATCCACCCCCACCCTGTTCCCTACTTCTCCCCCCTTAGGAGGTCAGGGGCTCACCTCGAATAATAATTAAATTCTTCACCGTCTCTGGATAATTTGCTTCGATTATGGCAAAATACTGTGAAGCAAAGACAAGCCTGGTCAGGGCTAAGCTCCTGCACCCTGACCCCTGGACTTCTGTGGCCTCAGAGGCTACTGAGACACGAGGCCCACCCGCCTCCTCCACCTCCAGGAGCAGGTGTGTCTCCTTTTTCCAAGGACTGGCTAGGCTGTGGCTCCCTATTGTCCCGGGGTCCACGCCTGCCTTACCTGCTGGTAGACCTCCACGGCTGGCTTCCAGAGATGCCTCAGGCTCAGTCCTTCCATGTCAAACACCATCAGCACAGTCTCAATTTTCCTGCCCAGCTGCACGGCCAGAGCAAAACACACTCGTGTCACTCACACCTCCGGGCAGCCCGTGGCATTTCCCAAAAAGAGGGAGTCTATCTAGGATGTGTGGGGACGCTCATCTGAGCCCTCACAGGCTCTGTGGGCTCATGGGGGTGGCGGGGGAAGGTTTCAGAGTCTGCTCAACATTACGGCGTGGAGCAAATCAATTTTAATTAATGAAAGACACGGCTCACTGGTGGACCCCTTGCAGATGCAAGCTCAGGTGCTCAAATTTCTTATATCAAAAGGTGCCAAACTTGCATTTAACCTGTGAACACCCTCTTGAACACTGAAATAATCTCTAGGTGATTTATAATaccgaaaagaaaaaaagtgtctggacAGTTCAGTATAGATCCATTTTCTCCCCTGAATATTTCCTATCTTCAGTTAAGTGAATCTGCAGACGAGGTGCTGGTGACACAGACAAGCTGACCTCGTTGTAGACCACGGCTGTGTCCAAGCCAGAGTTctgctgtgtggccttgagcAGGTTgtgaacctctctgagccttgctcTACTCTGTAAAAGGAGACTCATTCTTGGTTCTGATACAATTGCTATGAGAATTCAAATGATACACAAAGATATTTGCTGATAAATATTAGCAAATACTTTTATTTGTATCGTATcaccaccacaaggaccacctccATCATTAAAGTGGCAGACACTGTGACAACCCTAGAAAGTCAGCCATGTTGGTTGATTGACTCACTTCCATTCCAGCCACCCCCTCTCTGCTGGGGATATTTGCTGGCCTATTTTCTGTGCCAGACATTGGTGACACAGGCCCCATCCTGGTCTTGTGGAGCCAGCAAGTAGCCAAACCATGCCATGTGACATGACAGTGTCACTGGGCACATCTCTGTCACAAAACCAACAAGGGCCATGCCTGGCTTCACTCTGAAGGAGGCAGAGGGCCGCtcggaggcaggaagatccacCATGTTGGCTGAGGAGGCTTTCTCGGATGGGGATGATATTTATAATGGTGGGTAAAATCTTTTCCAAAGGCAAAGCCCACTTTTCCCAGAGTTCCCAGCGAACAGAGCAAGAGTTTTGCCTGCATCTGTGGTCAGTGTCTAATGCAGAAGGAAAAGGGCTTTGGTGACATCGACGCGTGCCAACAGCAGGGTTAGCAGTCCTGAGAGCTGGGGAGAAGTCAGGGCATGAGGTGTCACCTGTCCCTGGACCCAGAGTCTCCCTTTGGACAGCCTAGGTCCTCATGTACCCCACCTTCTggtgtttgggtatattttttttggtgggggtggtatgggatttgaactcagggcctcaccttctGGCTCTGCAGCTCACACTCGTGCAGAAGGATCTCACAGGACTTAATGCGTTTGCGGAGCAGCTCCTGCTTGGATGTTGACAGAAGCAGTCCCTTGGGGTCCAGGGTCCCGATGACGTGGAACCACACGGGGCAGCCTTCATAGTCGTAGCCACACAGACCGCCCGAGTCGTAGAGCTGCAACACCTGGACACACAGTGGGGTCCTGACTCAAGCCACCTCAAGGACATGATCAGGGGCTTGACGCGGGCAGCGGGGGACCCGGATGGGGTAGGAGGGTTACAAGGATGCCGTGTGGGGCTCACCTCTGACGGCTGCCACTTGAGGATATTGTCCAGATCCTGTTGCTTCCGGAACACCAGGTGCTACAGGAAAGTGGCAGGAGCTGGAGACTTTGCCCCAAAGGCCTCTATGGGCATCTGGGGACACCAGGTTTGGTCCCTCTGCCCGCAGCCACCCAGGGGGACAGGAGAAAATTTAAAGGAGAGGGACCCAGGTCTTGTGCAGAAAGGGAtccaaggaggaaggaagaataaaCACGACAAGGCCACTCTTTGTCACCGATGCCCGGAGTACAGCCCCCCGGGAGCATGGGAGATGGGACACAGGTAACAGGTTCTCACCTTCTGAAGCATGTCCTCTGACTTTTGCAGGTCAAAGTTCCGAGCTACGAGAAGATGAGGGAAGAAGAGACTGGATCTCAAATTAGTGGGTCCCCAAAAGCTTGTGAGGACATACTGGGGGTCCCCCTCCCTTTCTTTGCATCCCAAGAATCCAGTGGGTCTggattttttgctttgttttattgtcTGAGACATAGTCTCGCTATGTAGACCAAGGTGGCCTGGAACTATgtggttacaggcatgcactaccagcCTTAGTTTggaaattctttgaaaattttttttttcttgcaccactggggtttgaactcggggcttcacacttgcaaagcaagcactcttactgctgaagccacacctccggtccattttgctctggttattttagaaacagggtttgagaactatttgctcgggtTGGCCTCGAACCTGGATCCTCTTGAtgtcatcctcccaagtagctgggattacaggtgtgaggcctGGCACCCAGCCTGGCTGTGCTCTGTTTTGGAAATTGCCATGAGTGTTGCTCATGGAGAGCTTGGGTTTGAGGTTAAGTTTCGAGATATTTTATAGGCTTTGTTGCTGTTTTGAGTCATGTCTGACTTTTCATTACGTTTTCTAGGTGAATATTGCTGCAGAGAGAATTGCTATTGAGTTTTCTACCTGGTCATCTTGATGAAGTTTCTGTTTAGTTCTAgactttttttcctgttgattctATCGGTTAACAAGGGAGAGAAGCTATTTatctgcaataaaataaaataagtctaGTCTTTGCCACTGGCTTTTCTTGTCTTATAGCATTGGCAAAGATTGCTAGTTCCATGTTTAGCCAGCAATGGTGACTGATGTCATCCTTTCCTTGTTCCTAACCTTAGGTACACTACAGATGGCAACTCTCTATATGGTTGTGCATTTTCTGAAAATCTAAAGccaatctaaaaaaaataaagtttataaaaatagttgttttttattaaaaaaaaaaaaaagatagaataaACAGAATAGAACAGTCAGCTCCTGGCAGGGCGTTTTGCCATTCACGCACCCTGAAGGTAGGAACCAATGTTAACAAAGAAAGGCTAAGGTACAATGAACGGCTTGTCACCAGCATACTGCTAGCTTGTTGTAGGGCTGGGATTCAGTGGCCAGCTTGCCCTATTGAAGACAAAAATGTAATCAATTTGTTTTTtgtaatgctggggtttgaactcagggcctcacgcttgctaggcaggctctctaccaactgagccacgCCGCCAGCCCAAAGAGCAGAATTTTCAGCCACACCGACCCCTGACTTTTCTCACCTTGTACGTGAAATTCCTCCATGGGATGGAGTGGGTTCAAATGCTTTTCCCCTACTGCA
Proteins encoded in this window:
- the LOC109696779 gene encoding SEC14-like protein 4 isoform X2, translating into MDRRCGFSSKSACFASVKPRVQTPVVQEKKNFQRISKLRLVVHACNHIVPGHLGLHSETMSQTIKQSKKSRPTGFLGCKEREGDPQYVLTSFWGPTNLRSSLFFPHLLVARNFDLQKSEDMLQKHLVFRKQQDLDNILKWQPSEVLQLYDSGGLCGYDYEGCPVWFHVIGTLDPKGLLLSTSKQELLRKRIKSCEILLHECELQSQKLGRKIETVLMVFDMEGLSLRHLWKPAVEVYQQYFAIIEANYPETVKNLIIIRAPRLFPVAFNLVKSFMSEETQKKIVILGDNWKQELQKFISPDQLPVEFGGTMTDPDGNPKCLTKISYGGDVPKSCHLCKQVRMQYEHTVTVGRGSSQQVESEILVPGCVLRWQFTSNGGDIGFGIFLKTKMGERQKAGDMTEVLASQRYNAHMVPEDGTLTCLQTGVWTHRGHLSKPQQWDWLSLSSDQL
- the LOC109696779 gene encoding SEC14-like protein 4 isoform X4; translated protein: MDRRCGFSSKSACFASVKPRVQTPVVQEKKNFQRISKLRLVVHACNHIVPGHLGLHSETMSQTIKQSKKSRPTGFLGCKEREGDPQYVLTSFWGPTNLRSSLFFPHLLVARNFDLQKSEDMLQKHLVFRKQQDLDNILKWQPSEVLQLYDSGGLCGYDYEGCPVWFHVIGTLDPKGLLLSTSKQELLRKRIKSCEILLHECELQSQKLGRKIETVLMVFDMEGLSLRHLWKPAVEVYQQYFAIIEANYPETVKNLIIIRAPRLFPVAFNLVKSFMSEETQKKIVILGDNWKQELQKFISPDQLPVEFGGTMTDPDGNPKCLTKVAVYIQWWGHRLWDLPEDQDGGATEGWGHDRGAGQPALQRPYGARGRDPHLPPDRRLCPTL
- the LOC109696779 gene encoding SEC14-like protein 4 isoform X1 — protein: MDRRCGFSSKSACFASVKPRVQTPVVQEKKNFQRISKLRLVVHACNHIVPGHLGLHSETMSQTIKQSKKSRPTGFLGCKEREGDPQYVLTSFWGPTNLRSSLFFPHLLVARNFDLQKSEDMLQKHLVFRKQQDLDNILKWQPSEVLQLYDSGGLCGYDYEGCPVWFHVIGTLDPKGLLLSTSKQELLRKRIKSCEILLHECELQSQKLGRKIETVLMVFDMEGLSLRHLWKPAVEVYQQYFAIIEANYPETVKNLIIIRAPRLFPVAFNLVKSFMSEETQKKIVILGDNWKQELQKFISPDQLPVEFGGTMTDPDGNPKCLTKISYGGDVPKSCHLCKQVRMQYEHTVTVGRGSSQQVESEILVPGCVLRWQFTSNGGDIGFGIFLKTKMGERQKAGDMTEVLASQRYNAHMVPEDGTLTCLQTGVYVLRFDNTYSLMHSKKVSYTVEVLLPDKACEEKLQGVQAPRPSPAP
- the LOC109696779 gene encoding SEC14-like protein 4 isoform X5, encoding MDRRCGFSSKSACFASVKPRVQTPVVQEKKNFQRISKLRLVVHACNHIVPGHLGLHSETMSQTIKQSKKSRPTGFLGCKEREGDPQYVLTSFWGPTNLRSSLFFPHLLVARNFDLQKSEDMLQKHLVFRKQQDLDNILKWQPSEVLQLYDSGGLCGYDYEGCPVWFHVIGTLDPKGLLLSTSKQELLRKRIKSCEILLHECELQSQKLGRKIETVLMVFDMEGLSLRHLWKPAVEVYQQYFAIIEANYPETVKNLIIIRAPRLFPVAFNLVKSFMSEETQKKIVILGDNWKQELQKFISPDQLPVEFGGTMTDPDGNPKCLTKVAVYIQWWGHRLWDLPEDQDGGATEGWGHDRGAGQPALQRPYGARGRDPHLPPDRRLDP